One Mytilus trossulus isolate FHL-02 chromosome 5, PNRI_Mtr1.1.1.hap1, whole genome shotgun sequence DNA segment encodes these proteins:
- the LOC134718824 gene encoding uncharacterized protein LOC134718824 isoform X1, with amino-acid sequence MEKNKLTKRVEDTENDVKNMAISGSDSKGRECVTEQYADTWRSTPRSTTKTSPDEQIKRLRIMFESVEDMLKSPEYDKDLQDELSAACPNYMTVFLTSKRDLLRNDCGIVVAGETSAGKTTLINQLVKKKVFATSNLAATGTITRIRDSEKLAVKCYTKDETLKKAEEVADAKKLRSVIKGLTDISKIPEDLKDIYYVDVYLPVAISKGNVIIVDTPGIGENEKLDSILLDFLPHAVSFVFIVNAKNAGGIHEDRLSKILKTIMDNRENMPCFDPREVMFLTNQWDIIDNDDPVSDEDSENEEDDQQTQTWKLIQSKLSKGWGWFNVENVFRISLKQVDKGISNFFTDEYRRFETLLKETIHKNENKRVEFYYRFLKDFIRNAERGTLARLKLLERSENEQQRIMDQNNVKIRDLELKCKQSKEELVSYKTKITSQLTEKLYTYLNSSHGREEILNPPGKTKIWNVAYRSVGQEVQSRLQSGINRWCDGQEVKAIIEEADAKVRLRVKDIESKLLEIEIEMTGVDPRVEGSTIILGLGMSLGLLFLPFSIVFTFVFTIVFAPIYFAWGWVIGSAGVQKKADAIYDECVGKISKNELKEGFEKSFGVEYGKVIVRIFEESVPKVIESLLITNKKLLAEHKAIKEKSESFMRLKGKILKIQTATEHFESDFEQLHCH; translated from the exons AtggagaaaaataaattaacgaAAAGAGTTGAAGACACagaaaatgatgtaaaaaatATGGCAATTAGTGGATCAGATAGTAAAG GCAGAGAGTGTGTGACAGAACAGTATGCTGATACATGGCGCAGCACACC GCGTTCAACAACAAAAACGTCTCCAGatgaacaaattaaaagattaagGATAATGTTTGAGTCAGTGGAAGATATGCTGAAATCTCCTGAATATGACAAAGACCTTCAAGACGAGTTGTCTGCAGCGTGTCCTAACTACATGACAGTTTTCCTAACATCGAAACGAGATTTATTGAGAAATGATTGTGGAATCGTCGTGGCAG GAGAAACCAGTGCTGGCAAAACTACTCTCATAAACCAGCTTGTTAAGAAGAAGGTTTTCGCCACAAGTAATTTGGCAGCTACTGGTACCATCACCAGGATTCGAGACTCAGAAAAGTTGGCAGTAAAATGTTACACAAAAGACGAAACTTTAAAGAAGGCGGAAGAAGTAGCAGATGCTAAAAAACTGAGATCTGTTATTAAAGGACTAACTGATATAAGTAAAATCCCGGAGGATTTAAAGGACATATACTATGTTGACGTCTACTTGCCAGTAGCAATTTCAAAG ggaAACGTTATTATTGTGGACACACCTGGTATTGGAGAGAATGAAAAGTTGGACAGCATACTACTGGATTTCTTGCCACATGCAGTCTCTTTTGTGTTTATAGTTAATGCAAAAAATGCCGGTGGAATACACGAAGACAGG ctttcaaaaattttgaaaaccatTATGGACAATCGCGAAAACATGCCTTGTTTTGATCCACGGGAGGTCATGTTTCTTACAAATCAGTGGGATATCATAGACAATGACGATCCCGTGTCAGACGAAGACAGTGAAAATGAAGAAGATGATCAGCAAACACAAACATGGAAGCTCATTCAAAGCAAACTGAGCAAGGGCTGGGGTTGGTTTAATGTTGAGAATGTATTCCGTATCAGCTTAAAACAG GTTGACAAAGGGATCAGCAATTTCTTTACTGATGAATACAGACGGTTCGAAACTTTGTTAAAGGAAACGATccacaaaaatgaaaacaagagAGTGGAGTTCTACTATAG GTTTTTGAAGGATTTCATCCGAAATGCTGAGAGAGGAACACTAGCTAGATTAAAACTACTGGAGCGTTCAGAAAACGAACAGCAGCGAATCATGGATCAAAACAATGTAAAGATCCGAGATTTAGAATTGAAGTGCAAGCAG tCCAAAGAAGAATTAGTATCCTATAAAACCAAAATAACTTCTCAGCTTACAGAAAAACTGTATACCTACCTTAACTCAAGTCATGGACGGGAAGAAATTTTGAATCCTCCGGGTAAAACTAAAATATGGAATGTCGCGTACAGATCGGTTGGGCAAGAAGTGCAATCACGACTTCAGAGTGGAATAAATCGATGGTGCGATGGTCAAGAAGTAAAAGCAATCATTGAAGAGGCAGACGCAAAAGTTAGACTCAGGGTCAAGGATATAGAGTCGAAACTGCTGGAAATTGAGATTGAGATGACAGGAGTAGACCCAAGAGTCGAAGGCAGTACCATTATTCTCGGACTAGGGATGAGTCTTGGGCTTCTCTTTTTACCCTTTTCAATAGTATTTACGTTTGTTTTTACTATTGTTTTTGCACCAATATATTTTGCCTGGGGGTGGGTTATCGGATCGGCAGGTGTTCAGAAAAAGGCAGATGCCATTTATGATGAGTGTGTTGGAAAGATATCAAAGAATGAATTAAAGGAAGGTTTCGAAAAATCGTTTGGTGTTGAATATGGTAAGGTTATTGTTCGCATTTTTGAGGAAAGTGTGCCAAAGGTTATAGAAAGTCTtttaattacaaacaaaaagCTTCTTGCCGAGCACAAGGCTATAAAAGAGAAAAGTGAATCATTCATGCGATTAAAAGGTAAAATTCTAAAAATCCAGACAGCAACCGAACATTTTGAAAGTGACTTTGAACAGCTTCATTGTCATTGA
- the LOC134718824 gene encoding uncharacterized protein LOC134718824 isoform X2 codes for MFESVEDMLKSPEYDKDLQDELSAACPNYMTVFLTSKRDLLRNDCGIVVAGETSAGKTTLINQLVKKKVFATSNLAATGTITRIRDSEKLAVKCYTKDETLKKAEEVADAKKLRSVIKGLTDISKIPEDLKDIYYVDVYLPVAISKGNVIIVDTPGIGENEKLDSILLDFLPHAVSFVFIVNAKNAGGIHEDRLSKILKTIMDNRENMPCFDPREVMFLTNQWDIIDNDDPVSDEDSENEEDDQQTQTWKLIQSKLSKGWGWFNVENVFRISLKQVDKGISNFFTDEYRRFETLLKETIHKNENKRVEFYYRFLKDFIRNAERGTLARLKLLERSENEQQRIMDQNNVKIRDLELKCKQSKEELVSYKTKITSQLTEKLYTYLNSSHGREEILNPPGKTKIWNVAYRSVGQEVQSRLQSGINRWCDGQEVKAIIEEADAKVRLRVKDIESKLLEIEIEMTGVDPRVEGSTIILGLGMSLGLLFLPFSIVFTFVFTIVFAPIYFAWGWVIGSAGVQKKADAIYDECVGKISKNELKEGFEKSFGVEYGKVIVRIFEESVPKVIESLLITNKKLLAEHKAIKEKSESFMRLKGKILKIQTATEHFESDFEQLHCH; via the exons ATGTTTGAGTCAGTGGAAGATATGCTGAAATCTCCTGAATATGACAAAGACCTTCAAGACGAGTTGTCTGCAGCGTGTCCTAACTACATGACAGTTTTCCTAACATCGAAACGAGATTTATTGAGAAATGATTGTGGAATCGTCGTGGCAG GAGAAACCAGTGCTGGCAAAACTACTCTCATAAACCAGCTTGTTAAGAAGAAGGTTTTCGCCACAAGTAATTTGGCAGCTACTGGTACCATCACCAGGATTCGAGACTCAGAAAAGTTGGCAGTAAAATGTTACACAAAAGACGAAACTTTAAAGAAGGCGGAAGAAGTAGCAGATGCTAAAAAACTGAGATCTGTTATTAAAGGACTAACTGATATAAGTAAAATCCCGGAGGATTTAAAGGACATATACTATGTTGACGTCTACTTGCCAGTAGCAATTTCAAAG ggaAACGTTATTATTGTGGACACACCTGGTATTGGAGAGAATGAAAAGTTGGACAGCATACTACTGGATTTCTTGCCACATGCAGTCTCTTTTGTGTTTATAGTTAATGCAAAAAATGCCGGTGGAATACACGAAGACAGG ctttcaaaaattttgaaaaccatTATGGACAATCGCGAAAACATGCCTTGTTTTGATCCACGGGAGGTCATGTTTCTTACAAATCAGTGGGATATCATAGACAATGACGATCCCGTGTCAGACGAAGACAGTGAAAATGAAGAAGATGATCAGCAAACACAAACATGGAAGCTCATTCAAAGCAAACTGAGCAAGGGCTGGGGTTGGTTTAATGTTGAGAATGTATTCCGTATCAGCTTAAAACAG GTTGACAAAGGGATCAGCAATTTCTTTACTGATGAATACAGACGGTTCGAAACTTTGTTAAAGGAAACGATccacaaaaatgaaaacaagagAGTGGAGTTCTACTATAG GTTTTTGAAGGATTTCATCCGAAATGCTGAGAGAGGAACACTAGCTAGATTAAAACTACTGGAGCGTTCAGAAAACGAACAGCAGCGAATCATGGATCAAAACAATGTAAAGATCCGAGATTTAGAATTGAAGTGCAAGCAG tCCAAAGAAGAATTAGTATCCTATAAAACCAAAATAACTTCTCAGCTTACAGAAAAACTGTATACCTACCTTAACTCAAGTCATGGACGGGAAGAAATTTTGAATCCTCCGGGTAAAACTAAAATATGGAATGTCGCGTACAGATCGGTTGGGCAAGAAGTGCAATCACGACTTCAGAGTGGAATAAATCGATGGTGCGATGGTCAAGAAGTAAAAGCAATCATTGAAGAGGCAGACGCAAAAGTTAGACTCAGGGTCAAGGATATAGAGTCGAAACTGCTGGAAATTGAGATTGAGATGACAGGAGTAGACCCAAGAGTCGAAGGCAGTACCATTATTCTCGGACTAGGGATGAGTCTTGGGCTTCTCTTTTTACCCTTTTCAATAGTATTTACGTTTGTTTTTACTATTGTTTTTGCACCAATATATTTTGCCTGGGGGTGGGTTATCGGATCGGCAGGTGTTCAGAAAAAGGCAGATGCCATTTATGATGAGTGTGTTGGAAAGATATCAAAGAATGAATTAAAGGAAGGTTTCGAAAAATCGTTTGGTGTTGAATATGGTAAGGTTATTGTTCGCATTTTTGAGGAAAGTGTGCCAAAGGTTATAGAAAGTCTtttaattacaaacaaaaagCTTCTTGCCGAGCACAAGGCTATAAAAGAGAAAAGTGAATCATTCATGCGATTAAAAGGTAAAATTCTAAAAATCCAGACAGCAACCGAACATTTTGAAAGTGACTTTGAACAGCTTCATTGTCATTGA